Genomic segment of Anguilla rostrata isolate EN2019 chromosome 13, ASM1855537v3, whole genome shotgun sequence:
CCGAAAGACTCACAGGCCCTTGGTACCAGGATCGCTCAGCTCTCGTTTATCTCCCCTCCACGTCTCCAGCTCTTCTGAGGTCCAGGAGGGCAGCATCGAGTGCGTGACTGGCGCCAGCAACACGACGGGGGAGCACCGCGTCACGGTGCGCTACGGCAGCAGCGAGCGCCATCTGTCGGACGCCACCTATCACTACACCCCTGACCCCAACGTCACACTGGCGGCACCCTCAAAGAGCTTCCTCAGGTACTCTCCCTGGTCCTTCCGTTGTTCCTGTTCCCACCCTAACCCTCCACCAAAATCTTGAATTCGTAGTATATTCTTACATTTTCACTGttgtattttgttgttgaatTTCCAATGGTAGTTCTTGAGTTGTATCGCTGATACCACGCCCACGCAACACCAGGAGCACTGCAGATGATGCATGTGTTCCCCTCTGATACATTTGGTTGCAACAAACCAATGACTGTTGTGCAACCTACTACGGTACTACAACACAGAGCTGGTACCTAATGGAGGAGAGACAATTTAAGATCGGTTTCCAGAATGGTGCTTCTTACCTTTGTTtataatttacaatactaattggTGATTTGTTCAGTTAACTCATTGGTTTTAAAGGacctttgtgattttttttgatGATATCGCACTTGTGTGATACTAAAACGGATGTTCTCCACGTCTGTAAGCTGATCTGGGGGAGAGTGTCTGATAAGTGAGTGtaattgtaaatgtaatattctcTCACTTGTACCGTTAGCCTGCAGGCGCCCGGCAGGTTTTTAGGAGGAACGAACGCGATGTTAACCTGAAGAACTGCGGCcatattaaaacacacactggGCCGACTGGGTCCCTCCGTGGACTCCCAGTCATGGTGGACTGGTTGCTCTGCTTATACTCAGGATGAGCTCCTAtgtacataacataacaatgatgagaacaggccatgcAGCCCAACAAAGCTCGCCATTTTcttgactaaattgtacctagtgctgcATGACTTGTACCAAATTATTTTGGTTGAGCTCCTATAccaatttttgcttttttaccaATAGGTGTTTGTATGACTCATTTGTCCTGTGATTTATCatacagtgagtgtgtttcttAATCCTCACTGTGTCACTCCATACCTGTGTCAAATCAGTGGCGGGCGGGTGATCCACGTGTCCGGCCATAACCTGGACGTCGTCCAGGAGCCTCGGATTCAGGTGACCGTGTCCCCTTTCGAGCGCgctcagagcaggaggaggaggaggagaagcaccagcaggggggcggggccagggcctGGGGGCAGGCTGCTGTGGAGACGGCGCCGAATTGTCCCGGAGCCCGGTTGTCCAGAAGGGGCCCTGTGTTCCGTCAAACAGGTAAACCTGCATCCCCATTAAGCAAATATGCTAAGCAGCCATAGTCATTCAAAAGGAGACTAATTTCTTCTAATTACCCTAATTCCTTTATAATCAAAGCAATGGTTTATTTAATCTCGCGGTGCCTGAGAGATGGTTTTGAGGAAACGAGGATGCACTAGATGACAGCATATTTTCCAGGTTCAGGGCACCACACCAATGTAATCGACCACCTGCAATGCGTGCACCGCCAAATCATGGTTTGCACGAGTTCTACCATGGAATTCTCttctgtgatgatgtcactgatttttatttcctgtttctcagTCTGAGtgatttttgtgtttcagttcgtaGAGCGCTGCGAGGTGAACACCTCCTCCCTGATCCTGTGCCGGACGCCGGCGGTGGAGGCCCACGCGCGCCACGCCCAGGTGCGGGTGGAGTTCCTCCTGGACAACCTGCGCTTCGACTTCGACACGGTCAGCCGCAGCCCCTTCAGCTACGAGCTCAACCCCATCCTGCATCCCCTCAACCAGCACGACCCCAGCAAGCCCTACCGCTACAAGCCCGGGAGCATCATCTCTGTGGAGGTGAAAAGcgccacacgcacgcacacacacacacgcacatacacacacacacacgcacgcacacacacacacacacacgctccaggCTTTCATCTACGTACATGGCCTCTACAGAGTTATTTCAGTTGTCCAATTTATATTATGTACTGCATACAGCAGCAGTTAACAAAGCTTGGCTTCAGGAAACAGTGTGTGGCCTGTcccaaaaattaatttcctcttGTTGATTTATTATGGTATGAGCCATGTCAGGTTTTGGAAGTGGTTTTCCTCTGCATGTTTGCTccttattaaatacatttgtgctCTTTAGTTACAGTGGCTATTCGTAGTTGTATAATCCAGCATTTATTCCTGGCTCACCACTGACCTGAAACAGAATTCCCAGGGTGCAATGGTTTGAATTGTGTGCTCTTGtcttaattcatttttgaaagtgaAGACTGTCTTACATGAAATTGATCATCTTCAGTAGTGACTATTGTACAATagttaatattttaaagcagtTAGTTGTGCTTGTGATTATTTCCAACACTTTACGTTGCTGTGAAATTAGTCAtaagtgtgttttattataatGTTCTATGACAATGTTCCTCAGCAGTCTGTTACTTATGCAACATCTGGAACTTGACCCTCTCTTGCCAAAACTGGTGATCTTGGCATATATCCTGTGTACCCTTTAACCTGTGACTCCTACaactgtctgtccgtctgtgctGTGGCCTGTGTGCAGGGGGAGAACCTGGACCTGGCCATCTTAAAGGAGGAGGTGGTGGCTCaaattggggagggggtgtgctCGGTGAAGACTCTCACCAGGAACCACCTGTACTGCGAACCCCCGACCCAGCAGCCCTCCCCGGGGCCTGGCAAGAAACGCGAGGGTGCCGACCCCCTACCAGAGTTCACCGTGAGTCCTCTGCAatgttgtttgaaatgtttttattccttctttAATTTTATACGTAGCTATTCGCTATTACAGCAACCAGTTTTTAACCACGTTCTGATGTTTTggctcattttaaatgcagccaTCAATCTTGACTGTCAGATCGACAACCGAGGCAAGTTTGGTCATTCTTGACAAAGGCATGCAGCTGAAGCATGGGGACGTGGTTAGCAGTTGGCAGGTTTATTTGAAATTAAGGAATCCGGTGTACTTCAGACAGTTATTCAGAGTGCCTCTGTCATTTAAATCTTATGTTTGTATACGAGTGGAAATGCCCGTGCCCGGGGTGTAATGCAGAAAGACACACCCCACTTTTTATGCTTGCTCCTTTTCCTGTCCAGTCTGGAAtgccaaattatatttttatcagCTCTCACTGCCGTAATCTTCGCTCTCGACGTGGGCGAGTCGTTAATCAGAGGAAGCCTCTTCATACATGGCTTAAAGGGGGCTCAGTTTGTGgcttaaagcaagaaaaaatgcGCTCCATGTAACTCGAAAGCTGCTTGACCGGAAACCTAGTGTTTCCATGCCAGCCTCAGCCCCAGTCTGCACTACCATGGTCAGGGTTCGATACCAGGCCGTGGGGCCCATCTGCGCACTAgaactgttttaaatgtatgtttgggtgtctgctctctctccctgggcaGGTCCAGATGGGGAACCTGAACTTCTCCCTGGGCAAGGTGCAGTACGACACCCTCAGCCAGTCCACCTTCCCCCTGGAGGCCCAGATCggagttggggtgggggcgTCCATCGTGGCCCTGATCGTGCTCATCATCGTGCTCATATACAGGTGCGCCCGAGTATTCCTGCTGCTTCGAAGTTTCCTCTCTTTGATTCTGAACTTCCTCTCCCAACGGGTCTGTGTATTTAATAAAAAGTGTCCATGAGGTTTTCCACAGTAAAAGGCTCTTTCATGTAAAACCCAATATTGTCAAAATCGATTGCCCATTAACTAACCAAATTTGGTAACGTGACCAAGATTTTGTATCTTAACAGCTCTAATATTAGTTCTGCAAATGATACCACAGCATTACGCTCCATAGTGCTGTCCTGGGCAGCCAAGGCTGTGTCCATTAGCGTTTAATGCAGTCAAATGAAGTTACAGATTACAGATATAGCCAGTCCCTTTCTCTGACCTAGAGCTGCAATGCTGTAATGTGGTGCAATGACATTCCCACAATCTCAACTTTTGATCGTTTACTTCTGAGTAATGTAGTTTAAAGTCATCTATTAGAACTGGAAATTACAGCTCATTGTGCTGTAAAGGCCTGCCTGATCTTACGTTTGCATGTTAGGTGGCTAGCTAACCGAATTTGGCTGTGTGTGAATATAAGAGGTGTAGGTGTTTTGTTATCGTTTTTGTGTTCGTTTCATATCAAAGGTAATATTTGAGCCCTGAGCTCTGCAGCCtaatgcagtattttttaaggaccaaaatattcagctgttagaatgcattttaacaatCATGAGCTTCAAAATTAAGCATTTATGATGGTCTGTGCTGACATGATGTTAGTACAGAGCCCTCACTCAGTGTTTGTTACCAGTATTTTAATCGGTTGAATATTCCAGTTTTCCCTCCACAATAGAATATTGGGGATAAATGTGTAGTTTGAACCAGGCTTTCATAAACCCAGAGCCTCAAAGACTTTCAGCAAGATGGGTCAAAAAAGTCTCTCTCAGAGAACTCTCTCAGTAGTGTGTTGTCAGTTTCAGTTGGTTGTTTTTGGTCCATTAATTCACTTTTTTACGTCCTGTGACAAGAAGCGTTTTCAGGATGCCGCTCTTTCCCGAATGCGTGCTTCGGGCGATGGTTGTAGTCGGCTAATGCAGGGGGTGTGGCTTCGGCAGGAGGAAGAGCAAGCAGGCCCTGAGAGACTACAAGAAGGTCCAGATTCAGCTGGAGAATCTGGAGACCAGCGTGAGAGACCGCTGCAAAAAGGAGTTCACTGGTGAGCAGGGCCACACCTCCCCCAATTTTAAATAGGAACAAGCCTATATGTTCTGTTTATTGCTCTCTGTTTGGATATATATGATTTTGTTTATCGCATTGTAGCAAAAACCCAAAGATATATTTTTGCATAACCTCAGAGCATACTAGCGTTATTGAATGCAGtgcactgaattatttatttgcttaacaTTTTCCCCTTGTTGCAACTTGCACAGCCTATTTTTACTCctgtgcatttatacagcagggtATTTTACTGCAGCAATTAAGGCcttacctttgctcaagggtgcagtAGCAGTACCccagctgggatttgaacctgaaacTTTTGTGTTACGAGAGCAATTCTCCAACTGCAGTTCTACGCAGCGAGCCCTTGCCgtttgtttccatggtaaccatCACATCCCAGCACCAGCGTGACGCCTCCCTCTTGTCTCTCCCGCAGACCTGATGACGGAGATGATGGACATGTCCAGCGACCTGGTGGGCTCCGGCATCCCCTTCCTGGACTACCGCATGTACGCCGAGCGCATCTTCTTCCCCGGCCACCGGGAGTCGCCGCTGCGCCGCGACCTGGACGTGCAGGAGTGCCGGCGGCAGACGGTGGAGCAGGGCCTGGTGCAGCTCTCCAACCTGCTCAACAGCAAGCTCTTCCTCACCAAGGTGACGAGCCCTCCTCGTCCCGCCCGCCGCGACCGCTAACTACGCGGGGGAAACCCGGGGTGAACGCGGGCGTGCTCGAAAGAGTACAGATGGGCCCAGAGCCTTCGGTTTGTGTCCTCGGGTTGGAATAGGTGCTCTTTCAGTGCTCGCGTTAATGCAGGactctgcatttttttaatgctgaaaaAGGGCcaaaatgtaggaaaaaatacactgcattctATAATGCACACATCACAAGCATTTcgatttaaacaaattaaaattactgGCTGTGAGTGCCACCTGTTGTCTTGATGTGAAAGCTTACCTTACTTGCGATTTTAACGAAGGCGATGAAATGACTTTCTACATGTACAGCATGTTCACAAATAGCAAGAGAAAGATAAGTTTGCTCCAAATTTAGTACATTTCCCCAGTTAGTTACATGTGGCATGCAGTGACATTGCACTGGGTTATGTTGGGTATATAAATACAAGCTGTAAACGTTACTGGTTTAATGCTGTGCAAAATACTTGTGTTTCAACTTCTCCCCTTAACAATTTTTACGCACCCTGATATGGGTGATTTAAGTCCCTTTAAACCTAATGGCCAACACAGCAACTACGCTGCAGATTTTTCCTCAGTTTTAGCAACACAGTAATTACAGTCgttctttccttttttggaaTGAATATTAAGGCCGTTGCAGTGGAGTGTGTCATTGGGGAAAAATGTACCTCTCTTTCATAATTTTCATGTTATTAGGAGGAAATTGCATACGCATTACAAAACTTCCCACAgtcattttgaacatttttattgatgttttaaTGGTTATGAAACCTattttgaaaactgaaatgtgtgaGTTTTTCGAGGGAGCGATCGCATGGGTCCAATTTAAACAGACCAGGAAGCAGTCATTTCCCAGCGGTGTCTGTCCTGGCCGATGTTGTGTTTACCTTGCactacagctttaaaaaacaaaacaaaacaaaaaaatagcgAACAGGCCGACGTGACTCTCTGGTGTTCTGCCGTTAATCGTCCCCCCGCGCGCGTGCTTCCTGTCCCAGTTCATCCACACCCTGGAGAGCCAGCGGACCTTCTCCCCCAGGGACCGGGCGTACGTGGCCTCCCTGCTGACCGTGGCCCTGCACGGCAAGCTGGAGTACTTCACCGACATCCTCAAGACCCTGCTCAACGACCTGGTGGAGCAGTACGTCGCCAAGAACCCCAAACTCATGCTCCGCAGGTGAGAACGGCGCAGGGGCGCGGCGGCAGTTCCTGAACACTGAGGGGTGACACACCCATTCCCCCTGGGGGGTCTCTAAATATGCAATGCAGTGCATGCTtttatagtagtagtagtaatgcTTGTAGTAGTAATACAAGAAAAAACTTCTAGTTGTTTAAGTACAAATAGTAATCATAACAGTAATACAACACTTGTTGTAGTAATACAATATTAGTAGTAGAAATAGTTGCAGTATACTCATAGTAGTAGTTGCATTTTTATGGGTAGGCTTGGAGTATATTATTATAGTGATAGTTTTATGGATAACATTGTTGGTTAGCCCTTGTAGTAATTCATAATGTAGGCAGTAGATGTTATGATTAGGAGTTTTTGGATTATGTGTTATTGTGACTGCTCACTGTCCCTGTTCCAGAACTGAGACGGTGGTGGAGAAGCTCCTGACTAACTGGATGTCCATCTGCCTCTATGCCTTCCTGAGGGTGAGTTGGTCCGTGTGAAAGGGAAAGCACACGCGCTATAGATAAATGTCAACAGTCCTCTGAAGCTTCATGGAGTGCTTGTGTGTTAATGGCCGCCCTGTCTTTTCCGCGCCCCACAGGACTCTGCGGGGGAGTCCCTCTACATGCTCTTCCGGGCCATAAAGCACCAGGTGGACAAGGGCCCCGTGGACGCGGTGACGGGGAAGGCCAAGTACACGCTGAACGACAACCGCCTGCTCCGGGAGGACGTGGAGTACCGCACCCTGGTGAGGCCAAGAACACTTCACCCCTCCCATATTCTCTGCCATCTGACTCTTCTAAAGCCCTTGGCTCTTCTGAGGAGCACAGGCTATTGACGAATGGCCCCCATCTCACTCGGTTGGGGGCAAGCGTTTCCAAGATCACCCCAGTTGTGTCCACTCCCATTAGGTCTTCTAACTACTGGAGGCTTATTGGTCAAGCCTCTGCATGATTGTGCATAAGCCACATCAGAATGGGAACACCTCAGTGGCAGAGAGATCTGTCAATGACAACGCCACAGCACCAGCCGTCTGATCATTATGGGGAAATCTGTGCGGTGCGAGTTGGTCGGGGAGTCTGCCTGAGGAAGATCCGGGGTGAGGAAGAGGGGCAAAGCTGAGTCCTTGCGCTTCCTCCTCCAGACGCTGAACGTGCTGGTCCAGGGCGGGGCTGGGAACGAGGCCCAGCCCGTCGCGGCCAAGGTGCTGGACTGCGACACCATCACGCAGGTGAAGGAGAAGGTCCTGGACCAGATGTACAAGGGCACGTCCTTCTCTCACCGGCCACACACGGACTCCCTCGACTTGGGTGAGCTCCTGACCTCCGCCCCCACAAAATCTGCTTTTCCCTCTCCTGCACCTGTATGGCTTGTAACTGAATGATGTCATACTTATTGTACATATGGTTTGTTCACAGTATAATTCAGTacattctttgcttttttttaatgcttcgATATTTGAGCCATTCTTTCCCTTCTTTCTGAACTTGTCTTGTTTGGTGTTGGTGTTTAGAGTGGCGGTCGGGCGTGGCTGGTCACCTGATCCTGTCCGATGAGGACTTAACGTCCGTGGTGCAGGGCACGTGGAAGCGGCTCAACACGCTGCAGCACTACAAGgtgggtgtttatttttaaagatgctGCTGCAGCGCTAATGTCTTGGGGATTATTACTCATCTCTATTTGTATCATGGCTtggggtgtaaatgtgtgtaaacaATAAAGCCCAAATAACGTCCTGTAACATCTGGACTCTGTCTTACACCAGTGTGAACTTGTTTCTGTTATTTCACACCACTGACCAGCAAGTGTTTGAGTATAATATGATTACATTCAacagattttgaaataaataattaaaaataactctcaataaaaacaaaattctgaTTTAATAAAACAAGCTCAGTGCGTGAATGGGTCATTCAGTTTCTGACATTTTCTCTGCTGTGATTGCGCAGGTTCTGCCGGGGCATTGGTGCCCGGCACGCAACTCCCATGACACCCGACTAGTGGCAGGAGAGTGAGTGGCCCTGCTCTGCGCGCACAggcatacatatacattattccacttacatgacattacactaCATGCACAgtataatacatttacatatacaatcacacacattccattacatattacattataaaaatagCTGTACACATggcattacatattacattaaattacgCATTACGTATGACATATTACACTacataatacatttaacatattACAATACACATCACATTAcccattacatattacattagaAAAATAGCTGTACACAtgacattacatattacattatttaatacattttacatattactatacatattacattacacattatataatacattttacattaagatgcacattacattacactgtgcACATTACATATGACATATATATGACATTACACATGAATGTGCGGTGCAGAGACGCCGATGCTGGAGGACGCAGACGAAGGTGGGGTGAGGCTGTGGCACCTGGTGAAGGCCAGCGAGGAGCCGGAGCTGCCCAAACACCGGCGGGGCAGCctgagagagcgggagagagccAAGGCCATCCCCGAAATCTACCTCACACGCCTGCTCTCCATGAAGGTACTGCCCCACAGGGGTCCCAgaattacaatttacaatactccTTTTCATGTGCATTCTTATTTACTTTAGATTACCATATTTctataattacatattttagacTTCTGATATAAAGGATTCATGAATTATTTTGCAGTAATATTACGACATTATGATTATAGTATTATGCTTTAGACTGTACTGTTTTGCTGCTTCCTCAACATGCACTAGAGAGTTTACTGCCAATGCTTTGCAACCTGCAGTACGTGTTAGATAAACTTGCCAAAGTTGTGGGGGGGGTTATGTATTTAGGAACCCCTCTTGTGACATCATGCACAGAAAGAGGGTCAGAGGGGGAGCAGCTAGAGAGATGAGCAGTTCAGGGAACTGGAACTGTGCCCGTATGATTAGGAGTGGGACACTGCTCTTGCACATCTGAACAGGGCATTTATCCTGCCTGAAGAGTTCAAATGGGGAAGATGCCAACTATGTTAGCGGCTGTGGTTAAGGGGTGCCTGTAGCatataatgtaaaattattCCTTCTAGCGACGTAGTGATGCACAGTGTTATCTGCACTGATAGTCGCTGGGGCTGTGCAGTTGTATGTGCTCATGGAGTGATGCTGTAACATGCTAACCTTCACAGGGTACGCTGCAGAAGTTTGTGGACGACCTGTTCCAGGTGATTCTCAGCACTAGTCGGCCGGTGCCTCTCGCCGTGAAGTACTTCTTCGATCTCCTGGACGACCAGGCCGCGCACCACGGAATCTCGGACAGCGAGACCATCCACATCTGGAAAACCAATAGGTAGGAAAATATCCGACCTGCTAGTGGATGAATAAGATCGCCTTTTAGCGTTGTGAAGAGTTTTAGTGTTTGCCTAAAATGCAAGGTCTCGCATTGGGAAAACTCAGTGGGTTTCTGCATTAGAAGGTCTCCTGAAGGATCTTGTAGAGTTTGGTGTTTTCTCCACATTACAACATCTCCTTAAGCATTGTGGAGACTTTTAGCGTTTGGGTGAATGGAACTTCCCTTCCCGTTCACTTTGTTTTTCTATCACATAAAAACCAAGCAGATTTCCTccaactgggtttttttttgtttggttgttttccCCCAAAGTCTGCCGTTGAGGTTCTGGATCAACATCGTGAAGAACCCGCAGTTCATCTTCGACGTCCAGGCCTCGGACAATGTGGACGCCGTCCTGTCCGTCATCGCCCAGACCTTCATGGACTCCTGCACCATCGCCGAACACAAGCTGGGAAGGGTGAGcgagacggacagacagacggacggacgggtgggagggaaggggcCAGGAGGGGAAGGCAGAGTGGTTCAGGCAGGCCGAAGATTCCCTACCTCCCCAGCACGTGTTTAACGCCTAAgtatctctctccctgtgctcaGGACTCCCCCATCAACAAGCTACTTTATGCCAGAGACATTCCTCGCTACAAGCAGATGGTGGAGAGGTAGGTGCGAGCCGTCTGCCAGGGCTCTGGGTGGCGATGGGCAAGCTGTCGGGGCACGGCCTGGGCATATGGGATCTGCCGCGGGGCTCGGCGGGGGGCACCGGTGGGGCACGGGGTCAGCCGCGAGGCGGGACAGATAACGGTGATAAATTTAGAACATTGTTCTTTTTGATAAGAAAATGCTATTTGCTGCCGGTTTGAGTTGAGATGGGGGGCAGTATTCAGGACACACTATCGGGACTTAAATCCACATTGCCATctttcctctgcttctctccatctttctccttcctttgtttctttccttcttcctcGCCCTCTCCgtcccttcctctttctctcttctatCATCTCGCCACCCACAcacttccttcctttctctgtttttcttcctttctttctgtgCAGGTACTATGCTGATATCAGACAGACCATCTCTGCCAGTGACCAGGAGATGAACTCTGCACTAGCAGAGCTATCCAgggtatgtttaaaaaaaaaattttttattatgccTATGACCTTAACATATGTTTTCACATCCATCGTCTGAATTCacaatgtgtcattttatttggcaaaaaCATATGTAGTATGCTATTGAAAATGCTAATCAGTTTCTTACCCATTCTAATCCTAATGTTAACTGAGTGTTTCTGCTCTGAGAAGGATTTCAAACCAACTAGTACAGAGTATAGCGGCTTCTCACTTCTCTAAATATTAACTTCTTAACGAGTTGATATCACTAGCcgtttaaaatgttttagctCTGTAATTTTAttggaaaacattattttctctttgaagGGCATGTattgtttatatataaatttcTGAATTGTGTTAAACATTCCTTTTTTCATGTAGAATTACTCAGGAGAACTGAATTACCTTGTGGCCCTGCATGAGTTGTACAAATACATCAACAAGTACTACGACCAGGTGAGTCTCTGCCCTCTCAACAATGCTGCTGCCCTATAATTACACTTTCAGCAGTATACAAATGAGCTAACCTCTTGCAGcgataaagagggagagaataaCAATCTGCGCAACTAAACAAGCTGGTTGGatttacttgaagtgtattttcttgctttaaatcACAAACCTGACAATGCGCCAATAATAGCAATTGTTAAGCCAGCAGGTTGCCAGAAACTTCCATAAATATCTAAATTATCTTTCATTGcacataaaaactgtctggaGCGATCTAAGATATACGCTAAAATGGACATGACATTGAAATAAACTCCAGAAAGCGAATTGTGCCTTTAATTATCTTGGTTGAATGCCTAAACGGATTAAAGGCTGCGGGGGTGCTCGGTGATGAAGGACTTTTCGTCGCATGTGTAACTCCGGCCCGTCCTGTTCGCCGTGTCCCTCCCAGATCATCACTGCCTTGGAGGAGGACACTACCGCCCAGAAGATGCAGCTGGGGTACGAGCGCCCCTAGCAGTCACTTGCAGCGCAGCCAGGGGAACCAAAGGACGACTTGTGAGGAGGGGAGACTTCAGCcggaggtggggaggagggaggagcttCAGCcggaggtggggaggagggaggagctcCAGCgaacggggagggggagggagggaaaagcgGAAGGGAAAGTCTGGGTGCAGACCCCCGATTTTCCTCAGCTCGTCCAACCGCAGGAG
This window contains:
- the LOC135238323 gene encoding plexin-B1-like; the encoded protein is MCGAETPMLEDADEGGVRLWHLVKASEEPELPKHRRGSLRERERAKAIPEIYLTRLLSMKGTLQKFVDDLFQVILSTSRPVPLAVKYFFDLLDDQAAHHGISDSETIHIWKTNSLPLRFWINIVKNPQFIFDVQASDNVDAVLSVIAQTFMDSCTIAEHKLGRDSPINKLLYARDIPRYKQMVERYYADIRQTISASDQEMNSALAELSRNYSGELNYLVALHELYKYINKYYDQIITALEEDTTAQKMQLGYERP